The Anopheles merus strain MAF chromosome 2L, AmerM5.1, whole genome shotgun sequence genome has a segment encoding these proteins:
- the LOC121592938 gene encoding serine protease persephone-like isoform X1, translating into MVHVRLLVMMYILFIYSTFGSVRRPINIRVLEGNSCDTPQVIGGKCMNISLCDPAFVHSIAYQEHTPVCQQNAFYRVICCQPFLDFCENSKQFQIWHGIEAEPGMFPHLARLGLKNEEDGIAWTCSANIISERFLLTAAHCNPVNIAGLGCAESMQCDQQNTVKSFILNPKYKTSLKYHDIALVELEQNIRFNKRVLPICPYISKTDLHLSEDLVIAGWGATESHFQSPRLMFATVRTVLQNDCKDHYASLLKASPNKKLHQGITDEMYCAQGALADNVTEHIDACSGDSGGPLQTKQNNNLYLIGVISTGFGCGSSSPGLYTRVASYFGWIKETVSATRDN; encoded by the exons ATGGTACATGTACGGCTACTTGTAATGATGTATATATTATTCATTTATAGCACATTTGGTTCAGTAAGAAGGCCCATTAATATACGGGTATTGGAAGGAAATAGTTGTGACACTCCTCAAGTTATCGGTGGAAAGTGCATGAATATTTCTTTATGTGATCCAGCTTTTGTGCACTCCATAGCCTATCAAGAGCATACCCCGGTGTGCCAACAAAATGCCTTCTACAGAGTGATTTGCTGTCAACCGTTTCttgatttttgcgaaaatagtaaacaatttcaaatctGGCATGGCATTGAAGCAGAACCTGGAATGTTTCCCCACCTTGCTAGATTAGGGTTgaaaaatgaagaagatgGGATTGCTTGGACATGCAGTGCGAATATTATTTCCGAACGATTTCTTCTTACCGCTGCACATTGCAATCCGGTGAACATTGCGGGACTCGGTTGTGCTGAATCGATGCAATGCGATCAACAAAATACTGTAAAG agcTTCATCTTGAACCCAAAATATAAAACATCTTTAAAATACCATGATATTGCTTTGGTAGAACTCGAACAAAATATAAGGTTTAACAAACGTGTGCTTCCAATTTGTCCATACATCAGTAAGACTGATTTGCATTTAAGCGAAGATCTTGTTATTGCTGGATGGGGTGCTACAGAAa GTCACTTTCAATCACCTCGATTAATGTTTGCTACAGTACGGACCGTGCTGCAGAATGATTGCAAAGATCATTATGCATCATTATTGAAGGCATCCCCGAACAAAAAACTCCATCAAGGAATAACCGATGAAATGTACTGTGCGCAGGGAGCTTTGGCAGATAATGTTACCGAACACATCGATGCGTGCAGTGGAGATTCAGGTGGAccattgcaaacaaaacagaataACAATCTATATTTGATTGGAGTGATATCGACGGGATTCGGCTGCGGATCATCTTCACCAGGGTTATACACACGTGTTGCATCATATTTTGGTTGGATCAAGGAAACGGTTAGTGCCACTAGGGATAACTAA
- the LOC121592938 gene encoding serine protease persephone-like isoform X2: MVHVRLLVMMYILFIYSTFGSVRRPINIRVLEGNSCDTPQVIGGKCMNISLCDPAFVHSIAYQEHTPVCQQNAFYRVICCQPFLDFCENSKQFQIWHGIEAEPGMFPHLARLGLKNEEDGIAWTCSANIISERFLLTAAHCNPVNIAGLGCAESMQCDQQNTSFILNPKYKTSLKYHDIALVELEQNIRFNKRVLPICPYISKTDLHLSEDLVIAGWGATESHFQSPRLMFATVRTVLQNDCKDHYASLLKASPNKKLHQGITDEMYCAQGALADNVTEHIDACSGDSGGPLQTKQNNNLYLIGVISTGFGCGSSSPGLYTRVASYFGWIKETVSATRDN; the protein is encoded by the exons ATGGTACATGTACGGCTACTTGTAATGATGTATATATTATTCATTTATAGCACATTTGGTTCAGTAAGAAGGCCCATTAATATACGGGTATTGGAAGGAAATAGTTGTGACACTCCTCAAGTTATCGGTGGAAAGTGCATGAATATTTCTTTATGTGATCCAGCTTTTGTGCACTCCATAGCCTATCAAGAGCATACCCCGGTGTGCCAACAAAATGCCTTCTACAGAGTGATTTGCTGTCAACCGTTTCttgatttttgcgaaaatagtaaacaatttcaaatctGGCATGGCATTGAAGCAGAACCTGGAATGTTTCCCCACCTTGCTAGATTAGGGTTgaaaaatgaagaagatgGGATTGCTTGGACATGCAGTGCGAATATTATTTCCGAACGATTTCTTCTTACCGCTGCACATTGCAATCCGGTGAACATTGCGGGACTCGGTTGTGCTGAATCGATGCAATGCGATCAACAAAATACT agcTTCATCTTGAACCCAAAATATAAAACATCTTTAAAATACCATGATATTGCTTTGGTAGAACTCGAACAAAATATAAGGTTTAACAAACGTGTGCTTCCAATTTGTCCATACATCAGTAAGACTGATTTGCATTTAAGCGAAGATCTTGTTATTGCTGGATGGGGTGCTACAGAAa GTCACTTTCAATCACCTCGATTAATGTTTGCTACAGTACGGACCGTGCTGCAGAATGATTGCAAAGATCATTATGCATCATTATTGAAGGCATCCCCGAACAAAAAACTCCATCAAGGAATAACCGATGAAATGTACTGTGCGCAGGGAGCTTTGGCAGATAATGTTACCGAACACATCGATGCGTGCAGTGGAGATTCAGGTGGAccattgcaaacaaaacagaataACAATCTATATTTGATTGGAGTGATATCGACGGGATTCGGCTGCGGATCATCTTCACCAGGGTTATACACACGTGTTGCATCATATTTTGGTTGGATCAAGGAAACGGTTAGTGCCACTAGGGATAACTAA